Proteins encoded together in one Chitinophaga sp. LS1 window:
- a CDS encoding helix-turn-helix domain-containing protein has translation MGKQIPDNIISRKEEISSQFMQVLNDHMDDFMAGRAVKMYELKDIARIMCLHPVHISNVVKLHTGHHACYFYEQRILEEAIKLLADPTLSIKNIAHKLDYDVSNFTKFFKRFTGETPSSYRKSL, from the coding sequence ATGGGTAAGCAAATTCCAGATAACATAATCAGCAGGAAGGAAGAGATCTCCTCACAATTCATGCAGGTCCTGAATGATCATATGGATGATTTCATGGCAGGGCGTGCAGTGAAGATGTATGAGCTAAAGGATATCGCCAGGATCATGTGTCTGCACCCGGTACATATCAGTAATGTAGTCAAACTACATACGGGACACCATGCCTGTTATTTCTACGAACAGCGTATTCTGGAAGAGGCTATAAAACTATTGGCAGACCCAACCCTATCTATCAAAAACATCGCGCATAAGTTAGATTATGACGTGTCCAACTTCACAAAGTTTTTCAAACGATTTACCGGCGAAACGCCTTCATCATATAGAAAATCACTATGA
- a CDS encoding aldo/keto reductase, producing the protein MIIFGKDTAYPLTARRPGYGTMRLTGQDVWGEPTDRNEAIRLLRRAVELGVNFFDTADFYGPGVTNRLLADALYPYASDIIIATKVGGTRGSDKSWQPYSQPAELRKSIENNLQELKLEQLPLVHFGKAAGTPGSYEESLEEMLALQKEGKILHLGLTNITPEQFHFATSKANIASVENLYSYTHRVTDPNSPFGFQGGEVLALCEQKEIPFIPFFSLQTSLGGEQQKLQQVADAHGITVAQMNIAWLLHKSAWILPIPGTTSIPHLEENIAAAGISLSKEEMDFLG; encoded by the coding sequence ATGATAATATTTGGAAAAGATACAGCATATCCGCTCACTGCCCGCAGACCAGGATATGGCACTATGCGATTGACCGGGCAGGATGTGTGGGGAGAACCAACAGATCGCAATGAAGCCATCAGATTATTGAGAAGAGCTGTAGAATTGGGCGTGAATTTTTTCGACACCGCAGATTTCTATGGACCGGGTGTAACGAACAGATTACTGGCCGATGCACTCTACCCTTATGCTTCAGACATCATCATTGCCACAAAAGTAGGTGGTACGAGGGGTAGCGATAAAAGCTGGCAACCTTATAGTCAACCTGCAGAGTTGAGGAAGAGCATCGAGAATAACTTACAGGAATTAAAACTGGAACAGCTACCGCTCGTGCATTTTGGAAAAGCAGCAGGTACGCCGGGAAGTTATGAAGAATCGTTGGAGGAGATGCTGGCATTGCAAAAAGAAGGGAAGATCCTGCATCTTGGATTGACGAACATTACGCCGGAGCAGTTCCATTTTGCTACCAGCAAAGCGAATATCGCATCAGTTGAAAATCTGTATAGTTATACACATCGTGTCACTGATCCTAACAGTCCATTTGGTTTTCAGGGAGGGGAGGTATTGGCGTTATGTGAGCAAAAGGAAATTCCTTTTATTCCATTTTTCTCCTTACAAACATCGCTCGGTGGGGAACAGCAAAAACTACAACAGGTGGCAGATGCACATGGTATTACAGTGGCGCAGATGAATATCGCCTGGTTATTACATAAATCAGCATGGATACTACCTATACCCGGTACTACATCTATCCCGCATTTAGAAGAAAATATTGCTGCCGCAGGCATCTCATTGTCAAAAGAAGAAATGGATTTTCTTGGTTAG